In one Candidatus Thorarchaeota archaeon genomic region, the following are encoded:
- a CDS encoding TM0996/MTH895 family glutaredoxin-like protein, with amino-acid sequence MKIEVFGTGCVKCKATKEHIEVVLRENDFAADLVEVNEIDEIMERGIMMTPAVAIDGDVKISGRVPTEEEIEQLLGI; translated from the coding sequence ATGAAAATTGAAGTATTTGGAACTGGTTGTGTAAAATGTAAAGCTACTAAGGAACACATCGAGGTCGTCCTGAGAGAAAATGACTTTGCTGCTGACCTCGTAGAGGTCAATGAGATTGATGAGATCATGGAACGAGGGATAATGATGACACCGGCTGTTGCCATAGATGGTGATGTCAAAATCTCTGGACGAGTCCCGACAGAGGAAGAAATCGAGCAATTGCTT